From a region of the Mycobacterium intracellulare ATCC 13950 genome:
- a CDS encoding acyl-CoA dehydrogenase family protein — protein sequence MEVREFRAGVRAWIDEVGEPLVPAIEDQSVDAQLHHQRQVQRLLFDAGWMRWGWPTRIGGLGGSPMLRAVLGEELTSRALVHTTSWSMHEVLGPAVAEFGRPDLVEEIFPRLLRGDEFWCQGFSEPDAGSDLGSMRTTARTSGAGWIINGEKLWTSWAHHATRCIVLARTGGAGSRGISAFLVDMDTPGVTASPLETMAGVDEFCSTSFVDVEVPAQRLLGELDAGWRVAQFILSCERGPIFWQRGAWLSHHLGLLLDATPDGESTSTLGEAYQLLWAFRATSKNTQDRIAAGDMPGPEASVDKIMIAAADQAVFDAARELLRGEMETDDTARSRAWRREWAYSRAATIYGGTSEIQKDIVATRLLGLPRSA from the coding sequence GTGGAGGTGCGCGAATTTCGCGCCGGCGTGCGGGCCTGGATCGACGAGGTCGGAGAGCCGTTGGTCCCCGCGATCGAAGACCAAAGTGTTGACGCCCAGCTGCACCACCAACGTCAAGTGCAGCGACTGCTGTTCGACGCCGGCTGGATGCGCTGGGGCTGGCCGACTCGGATCGGTGGCCTGGGGGGCTCGCCGATGCTGCGCGCCGTCCTGGGCGAGGAGCTCACCAGCCGAGCGCTGGTGCACACCACGTCCTGGTCGATGCACGAAGTGCTCGGGCCGGCGGTGGCCGAGTTCGGCCGGCCCGACCTGGTCGAGGAGATCTTCCCGCGGCTATTGCGGGGCGACGAATTCTGGTGTCAGGGGTTCTCCGAGCCCGACGCGGGCAGCGACCTGGGATCGATGCGGACCACCGCGCGCACGAGCGGTGCCGGCTGGATCATCAACGGCGAGAAGCTGTGGACCAGCTGGGCTCATCACGCCACGCGGTGCATTGTGTTGGCCAGGACCGGTGGCGCCGGGTCTCGGGGTATCAGCGCTTTTCTGGTGGATATGGACACACCGGGCGTGACCGCGAGCCCGCTGGAGACGATGGCCGGTGTCGACGAATTCTGCTCGACGTCGTTCGTCGACGTCGAAGTCCCCGCGCAGCGTCTGCTCGGTGAGCTCGACGCCGGCTGGCGGGTCGCACAGTTCATTTTGTCCTGTGAACGCGGCCCGATTTTCTGGCAGCGCGGCGCCTGGCTCTCCCACCACCTCGGTCTGCTCCTTGACGCCACACCCGACGGTGAGTCCACGTCGACCCTTGGCGAGGCCTACCAGCTGTTGTGGGCTTTTCGCGCCACCTCGAAGAACACACAGGACCGCATCGCTGCGGGTGATATGCCAGGACCGGAAGCCTCGGTGGACAAGATCATGATCGCTGCCGCTGATCAGGCCGTGTTCGACGCGGCGCGCGAGCTCCTGCGCGGCGAGATGGAAACCGATGACACCGCGCGTAGCCGGGCGTGGCGCCGCGAGTGGGCGTACTCGCGCGCTGCCACCATCTACGGGGGCACCAGTGAAATACAGAAAGATATCGTGGCTACGCGGCTGCTCGGATTGCCGAGAAGCGCGTGA
- a CDS encoding SDR family NAD(P)-dependent oxidoreductase has product MARVALVTGGTRGIGRAITDRLTHAGVAVAAAYARDDVAAHAVREEASRCGATVSLHQADVGEPTCCQRLVADVLEQHGRLDYLVNNAGMVNEQRLSEVSSEDWQRQLAVNLSAAFFLSQAALAHMTQQRFGRVVNIGSVTALLGSPVQIAYGAAKGGIVGLTRSCARAVARKGITVNCVIPGSFDTDLSAELAYTDRDAVTSMIPVGRWGRPEELAHAVAFLLDDLASYVTGAVLTVDGGMSMGG; this is encoded by the coding sequence ATGGCTCGCGTCGCATTGGTCACGGGCGGCACCCGGGGGATAGGTCGTGCCATCACCGACCGGCTGACGCATGCCGGTGTCGCGGTGGCCGCGGCGTACGCCCGCGACGACGTCGCCGCACACGCCGTGCGCGAGGAGGCTTCGCGGTGCGGGGCCACGGTGAGTCTGCATCAGGCCGATGTAGGGGAGCCGACATGCTGCCAGCGGCTGGTTGCCGACGTTCTCGAGCAGCACGGCCGGCTGGACTACTTGGTCAACAACGCCGGGATGGTCAACGAGCAACGGCTCAGCGAGGTCAGCTCCGAGGACTGGCAACGCCAGCTCGCGGTCAACCTGTCTGCGGCGTTTTTCCTCAGCCAGGCCGCGCTGGCGCACATGACCCAGCAGCGTTTCGGGCGAGTGGTCAACATCGGCTCGGTCACGGCACTGCTGGGCAGCCCGGTGCAGATCGCCTACGGCGCTGCCAAGGGCGGCATCGTCGGGCTGACCAGATCGTGTGCTCGGGCGGTCGCGCGCAAGGGCATCACCGTGAATTGCGTGATACCCGGCAGCTTCGACACCGATCTGTCGGCCGAGCTGGCATACACCGACCGGGATGCGGTGACGTCGATGATCCCGGTCGGGCGCTGGGGCCGTCCCGAGGAGCTGGCGCACGCCGTCGCGTTTCTGCTCGACGACCTCGCCTCCTATGTCACCGGCGCCGTCCTGACCGTCGACGGCGGAATGAGCATGGGTGGATAA
- a CDS encoding enoyl-CoA hydratase/isomerase family protein, translating into MSGGDPSCTETHPAVIVDRLGSVACVTLSRPEKANALDAEITDALLGAVLALRDDSDVRAMVLTGEGSAFSAGGDFKTIRAMRDDRSLRDTVLAAHQELFWAMTRLPFPTVAAVNGAAVGAGVTVALLCDLVVMAEDSFLSDPRVSLGLLDGAGGLLLWPLLTSLSAAKEHLLLGDRVSGAEAHRLGLANRAVPATDVLEEALRLADRLAALPPQAVRQTRQLLNFHIDRVAALLPHCARAESECFDTEEHRVLLERLSARAAAKNARIP; encoded by the coding sequence GTGAGCGGCGGCGATCCGTCGTGCACGGAAACACATCCGGCCGTCATCGTCGACCGTCTCGGGTCGGTGGCGTGCGTGACGTTGTCCCGGCCGGAAAAGGCCAACGCCCTGGACGCCGAGATCACCGATGCACTGCTCGGGGCCGTCCTAGCGCTGCGTGATGACTCAGACGTGCGCGCGATGGTGCTGACCGGCGAGGGCAGCGCATTCAGCGCCGGCGGGGACTTCAAGACCATCCGTGCCATGCGCGATGACCGCTCTCTGCGCGACACCGTGCTCGCCGCCCACCAAGAGCTGTTCTGGGCAATGACGCGCCTGCCGTTTCCCACCGTCGCCGCCGTCAACGGCGCTGCAGTCGGTGCCGGCGTCACGGTGGCGCTGCTGTGCGACCTGGTCGTGATGGCCGAAGACTCCTTCCTCAGTGATCCGCGGGTTTCGCTAGGGCTGCTCGACGGCGCCGGCGGGTTGCTGCTGTGGCCGTTGCTCACGAGCCTGTCCGCCGCCAAGGAACATCTGCTCCTGGGCGACCGGGTCAGCGGCGCCGAAGCACATCGCCTGGGGCTGGCGAACCGGGCGGTACCCGCAACCGACGTGCTGGAGGAGGCGTTGCGGCTGGCCGATCGCCTCGCCGCGCTCCCGCCGCAGGCCGTCCGGCAGACGCGCCAGCTGCTGAATTTCCACATCGACCGGGTTGCCGCGTTACTGCCACATTGCGCCCGCGCGGAAAGCGAGTGCTTTGACACCGAGGAGCATCGCGTGCTGCTCGAGCGGCTGAGCGCACGCGCGGCAGCCAAGAACGCGAGGATCCCGTAA
- a CDS encoding acyl-CoA dehydrogenase family protein has product MRPHTIDAAERELMATTIRGLAEELDGTELAQALDAFGFADLLAEAPRDAVSALFTALGGAGSMSTSLQDVLLRPLAEHLPAAATAYNVVLPGIGADLVGAADGELLAVRGLVIGARPVLRYLAPIAIRGELVWIDLQESSGVSTRRIDGLDPALQMIEVSGVDVLSEVVLAGKQAVAAWDAVATAGRVALGYQIIGAVGRMIDLAVDHACSRVQFGRPIGSFQAVSTRLADAHVARAGAAAALASAWDADDAVLAGLLAKSLAGRAARIAATQCQQVLAGIGFTAEHPFHRFLARALVLDSVLGSASELPSVIGARLISAGTIPRLVEL; this is encoded by the coding sequence ATGCGGCCTCACACCATCGATGCCGCCGAGCGGGAACTGATGGCGACGACCATCCGTGGACTGGCGGAGGAACTCGACGGGACCGAGCTTGCGCAGGCACTCGATGCGTTCGGGTTCGCCGACTTGCTCGCCGAGGCGCCCCGGGATGCGGTGTCGGCGCTGTTCACCGCGCTCGGTGGCGCCGGATCGATGTCGACGTCGCTGCAGGATGTGCTGCTGCGACCGTTGGCCGAACATCTGCCGGCCGCGGCGACGGCATACAACGTTGTCCTACCCGGCATCGGCGCCGATCTGGTCGGCGCGGCTGACGGCGAACTGCTGGCGGTGCGCGGCCTGGTCATCGGAGCGCGGCCGGTGTTGAGGTATCTGGCGCCGATCGCGATCCGCGGTGAGCTGGTCTGGATTGACCTGCAGGAGTCGTCGGGGGTCTCGACGCGGCGGATCGATGGTCTTGATCCGGCATTGCAGATGATCGAAGTCAGCGGCGTTGACGTGCTGTCCGAGGTGGTCCTGGCTGGGAAACAGGCCGTTGCAGCCTGGGATGCAGTGGCGACGGCAGGCCGGGTGGCGCTGGGCTACCAGATCATCGGGGCGGTCGGGCGGATGATCGACCTTGCCGTCGACCACGCCTGCAGCAGAGTGCAATTCGGCCGGCCTATCGGCTCCTTTCAGGCGGTAAGCACCCGGCTGGCCGACGCACACGTCGCTCGTGCGGGCGCCGCCGCGGCCCTCGCGTCGGCCTGGGATGCCGATGATGCCGTTTTAGCGGGTCTGCTGGCGAAGTCGTTGGCGGGGCGTGCGGCCCGCATCGCCGCCACCCAGTGCCAGCAAGTCCTGGCCGGCATCGGCTTCACTGCCGAGCATCCCTTCCACCGCTTCTTGGCCCGTGCGCTGGTGCTGGATTCGGTGCTGGGCTCGGCCAGCGAACTGCCCTCGGTGATCGGTGCCCGTTTGATTTCGGCCGGGACGATTCCCCGGTTGGTAGAGCTGTGA
- a CDS encoding acyl-CoA thioesterase domain-containing protein, which translates to MNLDQFRAMLTLCDGIEGRTVLPVPDPSAERIFGGQTMAQLIVAAAPPGSAKAVKSLQIAFPRAGRAAGPLHLDLEQTHDGRSLGHRRAVAWASQRDADVSVQTGVVTHSVWFHQPLDVARWLRGRSMACDWLVAAASAPETSTPNPELMSHRSRRKASCGPHRQECSHDSSTLRPL; encoded by the coding sequence ATGAATCTCGATCAATTTCGCGCCATGCTCACCCTCTGCGACGGCATCGAGGGCCGCACCGTGTTGCCGGTGCCGGATCCGAGCGCAGAGCGGATCTTCGGCGGACAAACTATGGCACAGCTCATCGTTGCCGCCGCACCACCGGGATCGGCCAAAGCGGTGAAGTCACTGCAGATCGCGTTCCCGCGCGCCGGACGCGCCGCCGGCCCGTTGCACCTGGACCTCGAACAAACCCACGACGGTCGGTCATTGGGCCATCGGCGTGCGGTGGCGTGGGCCAGCCAGCGCGATGCCGACGTCAGCGTCCAAACCGGTGTCGTGACCCATTCGGTCTGGTTTCACCAACCGTTGGACGTCGCGCGGTGGCTGCGGGGCAGATCCATGGCGTGCGATTGGCTGGTGGCCGCGGCTTCGGCACCGGAGACGTCTACACCGAATCCGGAACTCATGTCGCATCGTTCGCGCAGGAAAGCGTCGTGCGGACCCCACCGACAGGAATGCAGCCATGACAGCTCAACACTTCGTCCGCTATGA
- a CDS encoding SDR family oxidoreductase, which produces MTTTDSFCILPDASSGPGDDYHVRVMVEPYVHCMQGTSACSMHPDPRISIARQPASMRSVMSQSMEGRVAVIAGSSMGVGRATAIRLAQDGATVVLLARRKLLLDEVVEIIGPSAVPIVTDITNSHDVQAAFEQIATQFGRIDVLINSAGASRIRLIEEASDEDIAVTVNTNLVAPIYTTRSAIPLLRAAGGGDIMNISSEITLDDMPMMTLYAATKRGLNGFTGAMSKELRRDGIRVTLVVLGAVGDTGIHENFGPGDLEKAWPLWEADGYLTRMSGTHLLTSAIVADVLHDVITRPREVMMDVIHVRPASS; this is translated from the coding sequence GTGACCACAACCGACTCCTTCTGCATTTTGCCGGACGCGAGTTCCGGGCCAGGTGATGACTATCACGTACGCGTCATGGTAGAACCATATGTGCATTGCATGCAAGGAACAAGTGCATGCTCGATGCACCCTGATCCGCGTATTTCGATAGCGCGGCAACCGGCCAGCATGAGGAGCGTGATGTCGCAGAGCATGGAGGGCCGAGTCGCCGTGATTGCCGGCTCATCGATGGGCGTCGGCCGGGCCACCGCCATTCGCCTCGCGCAGGACGGCGCGACGGTCGTGCTGCTGGCCCGCCGTAAATTGCTGCTCGACGAGGTCGTCGAGATAATCGGGCCCAGTGCCGTTCCGATCGTCACCGACATCACCAACAGCCACGATGTGCAGGCCGCCTTCGAACAGATCGCGACGCAGTTCGGCCGTATTGACGTCCTGATCAATTCCGCGGGTGCCAGCCGGATCCGGCTGATCGAAGAAGCCAGCGACGAAGATATCGCCGTGACCGTCAATACCAACCTGGTGGCACCCATCTACACGACGCGTTCTGCCATTCCGCTACTGCGCGCGGCCGGCGGCGGCGACATCATGAACATCTCCTCGGAGATCACCCTCGACGACATGCCGATGATGACCCTTTACGCCGCCACCAAACGTGGCCTCAACGGTTTCACTGGAGCCATGAGCAAGGAGCTACGCCGAGACGGCATCCGGGTGACCCTGGTCGTACTCGGCGCGGTCGGAGATACCGGAATCCACGAGAACTTCGGGCCGGGCGACCTCGAAAAGGCCTGGCCGCTGTGGGAAGCCGACGGCTACCTCACCCGGATGAGTGGTACCCACCTCCTCACCTCGGCCATCGTCGCCGACGTGTTGCACGACGTCATCACCAGGCCCCGCGAAGTGATGATGGACGTGATCCACGTCCGTCCGGCCAGCAGCTGA
- a CDS encoding AMP-binding protein has protein sequence MDKVNRTRLTASDIVAPPVAPGRLAEYRRFGYISDQTISASVVRAARQWGSQPALAEGGHQLTYQELLEVVERAAAWLTGAGIGSGDVVCWQTPNWWEAHVLGLAVWHAGAVSCPVAPFYREHELRQVIEQVRPAAVVTAEAFRGFAHADAFDDLLAATGLGDVARLVLRGTRPGWAPFDAVVSHGRRQKSATVGPDDPCLILFTSGTTSGAKAAVHSSRTLLAETRQLVDAWGLSWEDVAYMAAPLQHITGVLNAMTIPLLVGASAVLADRWEPDVAVADIMRHRVTYSAGATVFLQELTDAARAARVHLPLRIFACGGAAVPRAVMEHSEEQGIPAARVYGMTELPTVTVMNRAYPFDLRAGTDGAIAPGVQVRVVGTDGEPLAAGCPGELLVRGPEQMLGYLDPDANRAALDDAGWFSTGDVGLVDGAGFVTITGRVKDVINRGGEKFSARDIEDLLVKHPAVRHAAVVPGPDARFGEVPVAFVVFDHPGQVTAEDLCRYLHATGLARQKTPVAWHFVDALPTTSSGKVKKFELIATTSTEERLG, from the coding sequence GTGGATAAGGTGAACCGAACTCGACTCACCGCGAGTGACATCGTGGCGCCGCCGGTGGCCCCGGGCCGCCTCGCCGAATACCGCCGCTTCGGCTACATCAGCGACCAGACGATTTCTGCGTCGGTCGTCCGCGCCGCCCGTCAGTGGGGCTCACAGCCGGCCCTCGCCGAAGGCGGCCATCAGCTGACTTACCAGGAGCTGCTCGAGGTGGTGGAACGTGCTGCCGCGTGGCTGACCGGGGCGGGCATCGGGTCTGGCGACGTCGTCTGCTGGCAGACGCCGAACTGGTGGGAAGCTCACGTGCTGGGCCTGGCGGTCTGGCATGCCGGGGCGGTGAGCTGCCCGGTCGCCCCGTTCTACCGGGAACACGAGCTGCGCCAGGTCATCGAGCAGGTGCGGCCGGCCGCTGTGGTGACCGCCGAGGCGTTTCGTGGATTCGCCCACGCCGACGCGTTCGACGACCTCCTTGCGGCAACCGGTCTCGGCGACGTTGCCCGCCTCGTGCTGCGGGGGACCCGGCCGGGCTGGGCGCCGTTCGACGCGGTCGTCTCGCACGGGCGCCGCCAGAAATCCGCCACGGTCGGACCCGATGATCCGTGCCTGATCCTCTTCACTTCGGGCACGACGTCGGGTGCTAAGGCCGCGGTGCACTCGTCGCGCACGTTGCTGGCCGAAACCCGCCAGCTCGTTGATGCGTGGGGCCTGTCCTGGGAGGACGTCGCCTACATGGCCGCCCCGCTGCAGCACATCACGGGCGTGCTCAACGCAATGACCATCCCGTTGCTGGTCGGCGCCTCCGCGGTGCTGGCCGACCGTTGGGAACCTGACGTCGCGGTGGCCGACATCATGCGCCACCGGGTGACGTATTCGGCCGGGGCAACGGTTTTCCTGCAGGAATTGACCGACGCCGCTCGCGCCGCCCGCGTGCACCTGCCGCTGCGGATTTTCGCCTGCGGCGGGGCGGCGGTGCCGCGCGCGGTCATGGAACACAGTGAAGAGCAGGGGATTCCGGCCGCCCGGGTGTACGGCATGACCGAACTTCCGACCGTGACGGTGATGAACCGCGCGTATCCGTTCGACCTGCGCGCGGGGACCGACGGCGCGATCGCCCCGGGGGTGCAGGTCCGGGTCGTCGGGACGGACGGCGAGCCGCTGGCCGCAGGCTGCCCGGGCGAACTGCTGGTGCGCGGGCCCGAGCAGATGCTCGGCTACCTCGATCCTGACGCCAACCGGGCGGCCCTCGACGACGCGGGATGGTTCAGCACCGGGGATGTCGGTCTCGTCGACGGCGCCGGCTTCGTCACCATCACCGGGCGGGTCAAAGACGTGATCAACCGCGGCGGCGAGAAGTTCTCGGCCCGCGACATCGAAGACCTGCTCGTCAAACACCCGGCGGTGCGCCACGCCGCCGTGGTACCCGGACCCGACGCAAGGTTCGGCGAAGTGCCCGTGGCGTTCGTCGTGTTCGACCACCCAGGCCAGGTGACAGCCGAAGACCTGTGCCGTTATCTGCACGCCACCGGACTGGCCCGCCAAAAGACCCCCGTCGCTTGGCATTTCGTCGACGCCTTGCCGACGACCTCTTCGGGGAAGGTCAAGAAGTTCGAGCTGATCGCAACCACGAGCACCGAGGAAAGGCTGGGATGA
- a CDS encoding CaiB/BaiF CoA transferase family protein codes for MDGVRVLEVAQFTFVPSAGAVLADWGADVIKVEHAEKGDAQRGLSAVMGMAVGSGSFAPLMEHPNRGKRSIGLALEQPQALQVLHELIRTSDVFLTNFLPAARRRLGIELDDVRKINPDIIYVRGSGFGANGPDSEKGGYDSTAFWARAGGAVGAAPAEFDGIPKMPAGAYGDSLGGMTIAGGIAAALLARERTGETSVVDVSLLGVGAWASALSVGLALLEGGPPAPRAPGNTAPTNPLVGNYRTADNRWLVLAMLQPGRYWPEFCRHIDREDLIHDERFASTEALMGNTLVAAEIVQEVLAARPLAEWVSRFAGMEGQWAIAQDPWEVGQDPALRANGMIAEVLDIDGAPRELVANPVQFDEKPVQLKRAPQFAEHTDDILRALGKSDDELIDLKVSGAVT; via the coding sequence ATGGACGGCGTCCGGGTACTGGAGGTGGCACAGTTCACCTTCGTCCCGTCCGCGGGTGCGGTCTTGGCCGACTGGGGTGCCGACGTCATCAAGGTCGAGCACGCAGAAAAGGGTGATGCCCAGCGCGGCCTGAGCGCCGTGATGGGCATGGCGGTCGGCAGCGGGTCGTTCGCACCCTTGATGGAACACCCTAATCGGGGCAAGCGCAGCATCGGCCTCGCGCTGGAGCAGCCCCAAGCGCTGCAGGTCCTGCACGAGCTGATCCGCACCAGTGACGTGTTCTTGACGAACTTCCTGCCCGCCGCGCGACGGCGGCTGGGCATCGAACTCGACGATGTCCGCAAGATCAACCCGGACATCATCTACGTCCGCGGATCCGGTTTCGGCGCCAACGGCCCTGACAGCGAGAAGGGCGGCTACGACAGCACCGCCTTCTGGGCTCGGGCCGGTGGCGCGGTGGGGGCCGCGCCTGCAGAGTTCGATGGCATTCCCAAGATGCCTGCCGGTGCCTACGGTGATTCGTTGGGCGGAATGACCATCGCCGGAGGCATCGCCGCGGCGCTCCTAGCGCGCGAACGCACCGGCGAAACGTCGGTTGTCGACGTCTCACTGCTGGGCGTGGGTGCCTGGGCCAGCGCTCTCTCCGTAGGTTTGGCGCTTCTCGAGGGCGGCCCACCGGCGCCCCGCGCACCCGGCAACACGGCGCCGACGAACCCGCTGGTGGGCAACTACCGAACCGCCGACAACCGTTGGCTCGTGCTGGCCATGCTCCAACCTGGGCGCTATTGGCCCGAGTTCTGTCGGCACATCGACCGCGAGGACCTCATCCATGACGAGCGATTCGCTAGCACCGAGGCACTCATGGGCAATACGCTGGTAGCGGCCGAGATCGTGCAAGAGGTGCTCGCCGCGCGGCCGCTGGCCGAGTGGGTCTCCCGGTTCGCCGGCATGGAAGGCCAGTGGGCCATCGCGCAGGATCCGTGGGAAGTGGGCCAGGACCCGGCGTTGCGAGCCAACGGAATGATCGCCGAAGTACTCGACATCGACGGCGCTCCGCGGGAACTGGTCGCCAACCCGGTGCAGTTCGACGAGAAGCCCGTACAGCTCAAGCGGGCGCCACAATTCGCCGAGCACACCGATGACATTCTGCGGGCGCTCGGCAAGTCGGACGACGAACTGATCGACCTCAAGGTCAGTGGCGCGGTCACCTGA
- a CDS encoding dihydrodipicolinate synthase family protein, producing MVTGVTGKEAKDWASEHLWGNCSSLYTPFCGLDGDEIDYGALRALVRHCLVDLDQDGIWLTGGIAEFWSLTTDELKEVVRVAIEEARRVKPGALVQVMSSTDTAKQAVELTLNAQELGADICYILTPYFECSGKPGVLEYLRYVADRTDMPLGFFNSHSTGLVLTPEECVELYREIPALCGLKNGLLDAEHSLAIHKLAPEMVLWEAADEAGIRLGIPHPGALGSALYLYEKPGALLFSEWRALLMLGDFERADTFAAETGLTAMREASRRYQSHPARPGMFTHWGAGFKFGASLLGLPVGDHPARPPQTAFPDDLRQPIREAYVASGFIES from the coding sequence GTGGTCACAGGTGTCACCGGCAAAGAGGCGAAGGACTGGGCGTCGGAGCACCTGTGGGGCAATTGCAGCTCGCTCTACACTCCGTTCTGCGGTCTCGACGGCGACGAAATCGACTACGGGGCACTGCGCGCGCTGGTGCGGCATTGCCTGGTCGACCTGGACCAGGACGGTATTTGGCTGACCGGCGGTATCGCCGAATTCTGGTCACTGACCACCGACGAACTCAAAGAAGTAGTCCGGGTCGCGATCGAGGAGGCTCGACGGGTCAAACCCGGCGCGCTGGTGCAGGTGATGTCGAGTACCGACACTGCCAAGCAGGCCGTCGAGCTCACGCTGAACGCCCAAGAGCTGGGCGCCGACATCTGCTACATCCTGACGCCGTATTTCGAGTGCTCGGGGAAGCCCGGGGTGCTCGAATATCTGCGCTATGTCGCTGATCGCACCGATATGCCGCTGGGCTTTTTCAACTCTCACTCGACAGGGCTGGTGTTAACCCCCGAGGAATGTGTCGAGCTCTACCGTGAGATCCCCGCTCTCTGCGGACTGAAGAACGGGCTGCTCGATGCGGAGCACAGCCTTGCGATTCACAAGCTGGCCCCGGAGATGGTGTTGTGGGAAGCGGCCGATGAGGCCGGGATCCGGTTAGGGATACCCCACCCCGGAGCGCTGGGTTCGGCGCTCTACCTCTACGAGAAGCCGGGTGCACTGCTGTTCAGCGAGTGGCGCGCACTGCTGATGCTAGGCGATTTCGAGCGTGCCGATACCTTTGCGGCCGAGACCGGTCTGACCGCCATGCGCGAGGCGAGCCGCCGCTATCAGTCCCATCCCGCCCGCCCCGGAATGTTCACGCATTGGGGAGCCGGGTTCAAATTCGGCGCTTCGTTGCTCGGCCTCCCCGTCGGTGACCACCCGGCCCGGCCGCCGCAAACCGCGTTCCCCGACGACCTGAGGCAGCCGATCCGTGAGGCCTATGTCGCCTCTGGGTTCATCGAGTCCTGA
- a CDS encoding TetR/AcrR family transcriptional regulator has translation MARSTELKAKKNHQPAEAPVPSWQRDSVDRSLRNARARAQARSDRFVSAAIQLLGERDESDFTIQDVVDKSSMSQRTFYTFFDGKDSLLLAVYETILRTTAMPMIRERCDGITDPVQRVRALMEALSEITAMPARLARGLSVLHLRLAESRPNDLAYALEPLHSFIVELLEEVADAGLLRDDVPLATQAALLQELLLATSHSAVLSGGRTTSVDDLWAFCSAAILRAAT, from the coding sequence ATGGCGCGGTCAACTGAGCTGAAGGCAAAGAAAAATCACCAGCCGGCGGAGGCGCCCGTACCGAGTTGGCAGCGGGACAGTGTCGATCGCTCGCTGCGCAACGCCCGCGCGCGAGCCCAGGCACGTAGCGATCGCTTCGTGTCGGCGGCGATACAGCTCCTGGGGGAGCGAGACGAAAGCGACTTCACCATCCAGGACGTCGTTGACAAATCCAGCATGTCGCAGCGGACTTTCTACACCTTTTTCGATGGCAAAGACAGCCTGCTGTTGGCGGTGTACGAGACGATCCTGCGGACCACGGCGATGCCGATGATCCGCGAGCGGTGCGACGGCATCACGGATCCCGTGCAGCGGGTGCGGGCCTTGATGGAGGCACTGTCTGAAATCACCGCGATGCCGGCCCGGCTGGCGCGTGGGCTCAGTGTCCTGCACCTGCGGCTGGCCGAGTCCCGCCCCAACGACCTCGCTTACGCCCTGGAACCCTTGCACTCCTTCATCGTTGAGTTGCTCGAAGAAGTTGCCGATGCAGGCTTGCTCCGCGATGACGTGCCGTTAGCCACCCAGGCCGCGCTACTTCAGGAGCTCCTGCTGGCGACGTCGCACTCCGCGGTGTTGTCCGGTGGGCGGACAACCAGTGTCGATGACCTGTGGGCTTTCTGCTCGGCGGCCATCCTCCGCGCGGCAACCTAA
- a CDS encoding alpha/beta fold hydrolase codes for MTGQLGAPRPFTYQHDGLTLAYAVVGDGPQPVLFVHGATATGEFEWAGLAAALGPGYRCILPDLRGHGRSEFRSTATTGTAVRSDLRYLIEYLDLGRPHIVGFSYGAEIALTLELENPGTARSLILISPGTGRPSDYRAPRLEHLHRTWPFALRRLHEAVHGPEHWRDLVTALHEDSVSWPELSEETLAGIACPILLMAGDRDELTRQQQGRRFAQVNPRARFVEIAGAAHSAHQKCPDTVRGVIGDFLAEVDLERAERHGAVN; via the coding sequence ATGACTGGGCAGCTGGGAGCGCCTCGTCCCTTCACCTATCAACACGATGGGTTGACGTTGGCCTATGCGGTGGTCGGCGACGGACCTCAGCCGGTCTTGTTCGTCCACGGCGCGACCGCCACGGGCGAGTTCGAGTGGGCTGGCCTGGCCGCGGCCCTGGGGCCGGGGTACCGATGCATCCTGCCCGATCTACGCGGCCATGGCCGATCGGAATTCCGATCGACGGCTACGACGGGGACCGCAGTCCGCTCCGACCTGCGGTATCTCATCGAGTATTTGGACCTGGGCCGCCCGCACATCGTGGGTTTCTCCTATGGTGCGGAGATTGCGCTGACGCTGGAATTGGAGAACCCGGGAACGGCCCGATCCTTGATCCTCATTTCTCCCGGGACGGGACGCCCCAGCGACTACCGCGCTCCTCGGCTGGAGCATCTGCACCGCACGTGGCCGTTTGCGCTACGACGCTTGCATGAGGCCGTGCACGGGCCCGAGCACTGGCGCGACCTGGTCACCGCGCTACACGAGGACAGCGTGTCTTGGCCCGAATTGAGCGAGGAGACGTTGGCCGGCATCGCGTGCCCGATTCTGTTGATGGCAGGGGATCGGGACGAACTCACGCGTCAGCAGCAGGGTCGGCGATTCGCGCAAGTCAATCCGCGGGCCCGGTTTGTCGAGATAGCGGGCGCGGCGCATTCCGCCCACCAGAAGTGCCCAGATACGGTCAGGGGAGTTATCGGCGACTTCCTGGCCGAAGTCGACCTTGAGAGAGCGGAGCGTCATGGCGCGGTCAACTGA